One part of the Nostoc sp. PCC 7120 = FACHB-418 genome encodes these proteins:
- the panB gene encoding 3-methyl-2-oxobutanoate hydroxymethyltransferase produces the protein MPVTTQQLIQWKQQGRSIVALTAWDYTIAQILDGAGVDLILVGDSMAVMLGYKTTLPITLEEMLHHAKAVCRGVQRALVVVDLPFLTYQESIPQAINSAGRILKETGAQAVKLEGGYPAMVDTINRLVQAGIPVMGHVGLTPQSVHQLGLRQQGKTQETAQRILNEAIALEQAGVFSIVLEHIPADLAMQITQKVNIPTIGIGAGSHCDGQVLVTSDVLGLSERQPPFAKVYTNLRETITKAVQDYAAEVRDRQFPE, from the coding sequence ATGCCAGTCACTACCCAGCAATTAATTCAGTGGAAACAACAAGGTCGTTCAATTGTGGCGTTGACCGCTTGGGATTATACGATCGCTCAAATTCTGGACGGTGCTGGTGTAGACTTAATCCTCGTGGGTGACTCGATGGCGGTAATGTTGGGCTATAAAACAACGCTGCCAATTACATTAGAGGAGATGCTACACCACGCTAAAGCAGTTTGCCGTGGTGTGCAACGGGCTTTAGTTGTGGTTGATCTACCATTTTTGACTTATCAAGAGAGTATCCCACAAGCAATTAACTCGGCTGGGCGCATATTAAAGGAAACAGGCGCTCAAGCAGTTAAGTTGGAAGGTGGCTATCCGGCAATGGTAGACACTATTAATCGTTTGGTACAAGCTGGTATACCAGTTATGGGTCATGTAGGTTTGACACCCCAATCAGTTCATCAATTGGGGTTACGTCAACAAGGTAAGACACAGGAAACAGCCCAAAGAATTTTAAACGAAGCGATCGCACTTGAACAAGCGGGTGTATTCTCCATAGTTTTAGAGCATATACCCGCAGATTTGGCAATGCAGATTACACAAAAAGTTAATATTCCCACGATTGGTATTGGTGCGGGTTCCCATTGCGACGGTCAAGTTTTAGTTACTTCTGATGTATTGGGTTTATCAGAAAGACAACCACCCTTCGCCAAGGTTTATACGAATTTGCGCGAGACAATTACCAAGGCTGTACAAGATTACGCTGCGGAAGTACGCGATCGCCAGTTCCCAGAATAG
- a CDS encoding ligand-binding sensor domain-containing protein: MAGGAVSKGNVIVGLFRKRTSLLITSILLGLIGLPSLGVLDIGNLARAEKAATNAPSPTTPDIKPSELKPAYPASAPPPRVDPLPDERDMQERVVEIDYRVSNLLGDFAGNLWVGSWRGLSRIDPKTGKILARVSLPNVAIGALAQDKVGRLWVGTYEGLKRVEPRTNEISAQNLFLPSKRVLSLLTDKRGYLWVGTDNGLALVSPDQGLIMTTVKNLPGVSGNTLTLDADGQLWTGTLDGVVRINTASALIMKRINDLPGTTVQALAISPEGLIWAGMPNNLLVINPKTGVVLRSVTRLRGRNVTAVRFAKDGSVWVGTHNGLLRLNPNTGAVLDEVAGLPSSRVLSLMPDVANKLWIGTSEGLAWLMPKMDKAKPHLAFSRLVK; the protein is encoded by the coding sequence ATGGCTGGAGGTGCTGTCTCTAAAGGAAATGTCATCGTGGGATTATTTCGCAAACGTACTAGTTTACTGATTACTTCTATATTGTTGGGGTTGATAGGTCTGCCGAGTCTGGGCGTTTTAGATATAGGCAATTTGGCGAGGGCAGAAAAAGCTGCCACTAATGCACCATCACCAACAACCCCTGATATTAAACCATCCGAATTAAAGCCAGCTTATCCTGCATCTGCACCACCCCCAAGGGTAGACCCCTTGCCTGATGAACGAGATATGCAGGAACGTGTAGTCGAAATTGATTATCGCGTGAGTAATTTACTAGGAGATTTCGCCGGTAATCTCTGGGTAGGTTCTTGGCGGGGATTATCGCGGATTGACCCGAAAACAGGTAAGATTTTAGCCCGTGTTAGTTTACCCAATGTTGCCATTGGTGCTTTAGCTCAAGATAAAGTCGGTCGGTTATGGGTGGGAACTTATGAAGGACTCAAGAGAGTAGAACCCCGCACTAATGAAATTTCAGCGCAGAATTTGTTTTTGCCTTCCAAGCGGGTGCTATCACTGTTAACTGATAAGCGGGGTTATCTATGGGTGGGAACTGACAATGGTTTAGCCTTAGTTAGTCCTGACCAAGGTTTAATTATGACGACCGTCAAAAATTTGCCTGGTGTGAGTGGCAACACCTTAACTTTAGATGCTGATGGTCAACTTTGGACTGGAACTCTGGATGGAGTCGTGAGAATTAATACAGCCAGTGCTTTAATTATGAAGCGAATCAACGATTTACCTGGTACCACAGTACAAGCCTTAGCCATTAGTCCCGAAGGTTTAATTTGGGCAGGAATGCCGAATAATTTGCTGGTAATTAACCCAAAAACTGGAGTAGTGTTGCGGTCTGTGACTCGCTTGCGGGGTAGAAACGTGACAGCAGTGCGCTTTGCTAAAGATGGTAGTGTTTGGGTAGGTACTCACAATGGTTTGCTACGATTAAATCCAAATACAGGTGCTGTACTAGATGAAGTTGCCGGACTTCCTTCTAGTCGAGTTTTGTCCCTTATGCCTGATGTCGCTAACAAATTATGGATTGGTACTAGCGAAGGTCTGGCTTGGCTAATGCCCAAAATGGACAAAGCGAAACCTCATCTGGCTTTTAGTCGCCTTGTGAAATGA
- a CDS encoding form I ribulose bisphosphate carboxylase large subunit — MSYAQTKTQTKSGYKAGVQDYRLTYYTPDYTPKDTDILAAFRVTPQPGVPFEEAAAAVAAESSTGTWTTVWTDLLTDLDRYKGRCYDIEPVPGEDNQFIAYIAYPLDLFEEGSITNVLTSIVGNVFGFKALRALRLEDIRFPVAYIKTFQGPPHGIQVERDKLNKYGRPLLGCTIKPKLGLSAKNYGRAVYECLRGGLDFTKDDENINSAPFQRWRDRFLFVADAITKAQAETGEIKGHYLNVTAPTCEEMLKRAEYAKELKQPIIMHDYLTAGFTANTTLARWCRDNGVLLHIHRAMHAVIDRQKNHGIHFRVLAKALRLSGGDHIHTGTVVGKLEGERGITMGFVDLLRENYVEQDKSRGIYFTQDWASLPGVMAVASGGIHVWHMPALVEIFGDDSVLQFGGGTLGHPWGNAPGATANRVALEACVQARNEGRNLAREGNDVIREAAKWSPELAVACELWKEIKFEFEAMDTV; from the coding sequence ATGTCTTACGCTCAAACGAAGACTCAGACAAAATCTGGGTATAAAGCCGGGGTTCAAGATTACAGACTAACTTATTACACACCTGATTACACACCTAAAGATACAGATATTCTGGCGGCGTTCCGTGTTACACCCCAGCCCGGAGTTCCCTTTGAGGAAGCGGCTGCGGCTGTAGCGGCTGAGTCTTCTACTGGTACTTGGACGACCGTATGGACAGACCTGTTAACCGATCTAGATCGTTACAAAGGTCGTTGCTACGATATCGAACCAGTTCCCGGCGAAGACAACCAATTCATTGCCTACATCGCTTATCCTTTGGATCTGTTTGAAGAAGGCTCCATCACCAACGTTTTGACCTCAATTGTAGGTAACGTATTTGGTTTTAAAGCATTACGCGCATTGCGTTTGGAAGACATTCGCTTTCCTGTTGCTTACATCAAGACCTTCCAAGGCCCTCCTCACGGTATCCAAGTTGAGCGTGACAAATTAAACAAATATGGTCGTCCTCTGTTGGGTTGTACCATCAAACCAAAATTAGGTCTGTCTGCTAAGAACTACGGACGCGCTGTATACGAGTGTTTGCGCGGTGGTTTGGACTTCACCAAAGACGACGAAAACATTAACTCCGCACCATTCCAAAGATGGCGCGATCGCTTCTTGTTTGTAGCTGATGCTATCACCAAAGCACAAGCAGAAACAGGCGAAATCAAAGGTCACTACCTAAACGTGACCGCTCCTACCTGTGAAGAAATGCTAAAACGGGCTGAGTACGCTAAAGAACTCAAACAGCCCATCATCATGCACGACTACCTGACCGCAGGTTTCACAGCTAACACCACCTTGGCTCGTTGGTGTCGTGACAACGGCGTTCTACTGCACATCCACCGCGCGATGCACGCAGTAATCGACCGTCAAAAGAACCACGGTATCCACTTCCGTGTATTGGCTAAAGCCCTACGTCTATCTGGTGGTGACCACATCCACACCGGTACCGTAGTAGGTAAATTGGAAGGTGAACGCGGTATCACAATGGGCTTCGTTGACCTACTACGTGAAAACTACGTTGAGCAAGACAAGTCTCGCGGTATTTACTTTACCCAAGACTGGGCTTCTCTACCTGGTGTAATGGCAGTTGCTTCCGGTGGTATCCACGTATGGCATATGCCAGCGTTGGTAGAAATCTTCGGTGATGACTCCGTACTACAATTCGGTGGTGGTACACTCGGACACCCTTGGGGTAACGCTCCTGGTGCAACCGCTAACCGTGTAGCTTTGGAAGCTTGCGTCCAAGCACGTAACGAAGGTCGTAACTTGGCTCGTGAAGGTAACGACGTTATCCGTGAAGCTGCTAAGTGGTCTCCTGAATTGGCTGTCGCTTGCGAACTGTGGAAAGAAATCAAGTTCGAGTTTGAGGCAATGGATACCGTCTGA
- the rcbX gene encoding RuBisCO chaperone RbcX: MNLKQIAKDTAKTLQSYLTYQALMTVLAQLGETNPPLALWLHTFSVGKVQDGEAYVKELFREQPDLALRIMTVREHIAEEVAEFLPEMVRSGIQQANMEQRRQHLERMTHLSLSNPSPESEQQTISDTDWDH; this comes from the coding sequence ATGAATCTCAAGCAAATAGCGAAAGATACAGCCAAAACGCTCCAAAGCTACCTGACTTATCAGGCGCTAATGACTGTGTTGGCACAGCTAGGCGAAACGAATCCACCGTTAGCATTATGGCTGCATACTTTTTCCGTCGGCAAAGTTCAGGACGGAGAAGCGTATGTTAAAGAACTTTTCCGAGAACAGCCAGATTTAGCCTTGCGGATAATGACTGTCAGAGAACATATAGCCGAAGAAGTAGCCGAGTTCTTACCAGAAATGGTTCGTAGCGGTATTCAGCAAGCGAATATGGAACAACGCCGCCAGCATCTAGAACGCATGACGCATCTGAGTTTATCTAACCCCAGTCCTGAATCAGAACAGCAGACAATTTCCGATACTGACTGGGATCATTAA
- a CDS encoding ribulose bisphosphate carboxylase small subunit, whose protein sequence is MQTLPKERRYETLSYLPPLTDVQIEKQVQYILSQGYIPAVEFNEVSEPTELYWTLWKLPLFGAKTSREVLAEVQSCRSQYPGHYIRVVGFDNIKQCQILSFIVHKPSRY, encoded by the coding sequence ATGCAAACCTTACCAAAAGAGCGTCGTTACGAAACCCTTTCTTACTTACCCCCCCTCACCGACGTTCAAATCGAAAAGCAAGTCCAGTACATTCTGAGCCAAGGCTACATTCCAGCCGTTGAGTTCAACGAAGTTTCTGAACCTACCGAACTTTATTGGACACTGTGGAAGCTACCTTTGTTTGGTGCTAAAACATCCCGTGAAGTATTGGCAGAAGTTCAATCTTGCCGTTCTCAATATCCTGGTCACTACATCCGTGTTGTAGGATTTGACAATATTAAGCAGTGCCAAATTCTGAGCTTCATCGTTCACAAACCCAGCAGATACTAA
- a CDS encoding aminoglycoside N(3)-acetyltransferase: protein MNEAKVIVNTSSPRTRQSLATDLFNAGLNSSMTVIVHSSLSSLGWVCGGSVAVVQALMDVITPAGNLIMPTHSGDLSDPAIWQQPPVPREWWTIIRETMPAFDPKVTPTRGMGQIVETFRTWENVRRSSHPQLSFAAWGKDAENIISHHSLDYSLGEKSPLARLYDLNAWVLLLGVGYENCTSFHLAEYRVGQAQEVRKGAPILEAGRRVWKWFMDIDIDNSCFLEMGEAFEQTKRVQLSTVGSAQTKLFNMRNAVDFAVSWLRDHPTYQEEVL from the coding sequence ATGAATGAAGCAAAAGTAATTGTCAACACATCATCACCTCGAACTCGCCAAAGTTTAGCCACCGACTTATTCAATGCTGGACTTAACTCAAGTATGACGGTGATAGTTCATTCATCTCTTAGTTCACTGGGTTGGGTGTGTGGCGGTTCCGTTGCAGTAGTTCAAGCACTGATGGATGTGATTACACCAGCCGGAAATTTAATCATGCCTACCCATTCTGGCGATTTGTCTGACCCTGCTATATGGCAACAACCACCAGTTCCGAGAGAATGGTGGACTATTATCCGTGAAACCATGCCAGCTTTTGACCCAAAAGTGACTCCTACACGAGGAATGGGTCAAATTGTGGAAACCTTCAGAACTTGGGAAAATGTGCGGCGAAGTTCTCACCCACAGCTTTCTTTTGCTGCTTGGGGAAAAGATGCGGAAAATATTATTTCCCATCATTCTCTTGACTATTCTTTAGGTGAAAAGTCACCACTAGCGCGTCTGTATGACTTGAATGCTTGGGTGCTATTATTGGGGGTTGGATATGAGAATTGTACTAGTTTTCATTTAGCCGAGTACCGGGTTGGTCAAGCACAGGAAGTCAGAAAAGGTGCGCCGATTTTAGAAGCTGGGCGACGAGTTTGGAAATGGTTCATGGATATTGATATTGATAATAGCTGTTTTTTGGAGATGGGGGAGGCTTTTGAACAAACTAAACGGGTGCAACTCTCCACAGTTGGTTCGGCGCAAACTAAGTTATTTAATATGAGAAATGCTGTAGATTTTGCAGTTTCTTGGTTAAGAGATCATCCGACATACCAAGAGGAGGTATTATGA
- a CDS encoding GDSL-type esterase/lipase family protein, whose product MTKQSKTQIRICFVGDSFVNGTGDPECLGWTGRVCVNANKKGYDVTYYNLGIRRDTSSDIAKRWLQEVSLRLHKEYNSLVVFSFGLNDTTLENGKPRVSIAETIKNTREILTQAKKLYPVLMISPAPYIEQQDPGRRRRTIDLSQQLALVCQDLDVPYLDVFPLLEKPSVWLHEAKANDGVHPQAGGYTEFARIVENWDAWLNWFR is encoded by the coding sequence ATGACGAAACAATCTAAAACCCAAATCAGAATTTGTTTTGTTGGCGACTCTTTCGTTAACGGTACTGGTGACCCTGAATGTCTTGGTTGGACAGGTAGAGTATGCGTTAATGCTAATAAAAAAGGTTATGATGTTACCTACTATAATTTAGGTATTAGACGAGATACCAGTAGTGATATAGCCAAACGTTGGTTACAAGAAGTATCGCTACGGTTGCACAAAGAATATAATAGTCTAGTTGTATTTTCTTTTGGATTAAATGATACAACTCTAGAAAATGGTAAACCTCGTGTGAGTATTGCTGAAACTATCAAAAATACACGAGAAATTTTAACTCAGGCGAAAAAGTTATATCCTGTTTTAATGATTAGTCCAGCACCATACATAGAGCAGCAAGACCCAGGAAGAAGAAGAAGAACTATTGATTTATCTCAACAGCTAGCTTTAGTTTGTCAAGATTTGGATGTGCCTTATTTAGATGTTTTTCCACTATTAGAAAAACCTAGTGTTTGGCTGCATGAAGCTAAGGCTAATGATGGTGTTCATCCCCAAGCCGGAGGGTATACGGAATTTGCCAGAATTGTAGAGAATTGGGACGCTTGGTTAAATTGGTTTAGATGA
- a CDS encoding surface-adhesin E family protein, protein MKALLFGGLLALSAALPAAAVDWVLVAGDSVKEHYIDNDSIRTDGQNFLYNTKVIDFQRQEINITKQGMNCNNALSYGFTMTRFTMNGRLINSVTFNEPNFVKIREGSAPSIIYQSLCL, encoded by the coding sequence ATGAAAGCTTTATTGTTTGGTGGGTTGCTTGCTTTGTCTGCTGCTTTACCTGCGGCTGCTGTTGATTGGGTATTGGTAGCAGGTGATTCAGTTAAAGAACACTACATTGATAATGACTCCATTAGAACTGATGGTCAAAATTTTCTTTACAATACTAAGGTTATAGATTTTCAAAGACAAGAAATTAATATAACTAAACAAGGGATGAATTGTAATAATGCACTCAGTTATGGTTTTACTATGACTAGATTCACTATGAATGGCAGATTAATTAACTCTGTTACTTTCAATGAACCAAATTTTGTAAAAATCAGAGAAGGTTCTGCACCATCAATTATTTACCAAAGTCTTTGCCTTTAA
- a CDS encoding RNA-guided endonuclease InsQ/TnpB family protein: MEKAYRYRFYPTVEQEQILRRTIGCVRLVFNRALASRTEAWYEKQERVDYVQTSAMLTHWKKLDDLQFLNEVSCVPLQQGLRHLQTAFTNFFAGRAQYPNFKKKRSGGSAEFTKSAFRWKDGQVYLAKCSEPLVIKWSRQLPKGCEPSTITVRLEPNGRWFVSLRINDPTDQTMQPVDSAVGLDVGVSSLVTLSTGEKIANPKAYEAHYQRLSKAQKSLSRKQKASRNWDKARLKVARLQAKISDSRKDHLHKLTTRLVRENQTIVVEDLAVKNMVKNPKLARAISDAAWSELVRQLDYKAKWYGRNLVKIDRWFPSSKRCGNCGHIVDKLPLNVREWDCPNCGTHHDRDINASRNILAVGHTVTVCGANIRPNSHSVKGQLQKTRKGRKQKPKS, from the coding sequence ATGGAAAAAGCCTACCGCTACCGATTTTACCCAACTGTCGAGCAAGAACAGATATTGCGCCGGACGATTGGTTGTGTGCGGTTGGTTTTTAACCGAGCATTGGCTTCCCGAACCGAGGCTTGGTATGAGAAGCAAGAACGAGTTGACTACGTTCAAACTTCGGCTATGTTGACGCACTGGAAAAAGCTTGATGACCTCCAGTTTTTGAATGAGGTTAGCTGTGTACCACTGCAACAAGGCTTGAGACATCTGCAAACTGCTTTCACCAATTTCTTTGCTGGTAGGGCGCAATATCCCAATTTTAAAAAGAAGCGTAGTGGTGGTAGCGCAGAGTTTACTAAATCTGCTTTCCGGTGGAAAGATGGGCAAGTCTACTTGGCAAAGTGTTCTGAACCATTGGTTATTAAATGGTCTAGGCAGTTGCCCAAGGGATGTGAACCTAGTACCATCACAGTTAGACTTGAACCGAATGGACGCTGGTTTGTCAGCTTGCGAATCAATGATCCAACCGACCAAACCATGCAACCAGTTGATAGTGCTGTTGGTTTGGATGTTGGGGTTAGTTCTCTCGTTACCCTGAGTACAGGTGAAAAGATTGCTAACCCCAAGGCATATGAGGCGCACTACCAAAGGTTGTCTAAGGCACAGAAGTCTTTGAGCCGTAAACAGAAAGCCTCTCGAAATTGGGATAAGGCAAGACTCAAAGTAGCTCGTCTTCAAGCTAAAATTTCTGACTCTAGAAAAGACCATTTGCACAAACTGACAACTCGACTGGTTCGTGAAAACCAAACGATAGTGGTTGAGGATTTGGCGGTTAAGAATATGGTCAAAAATCCCAAGCTTGCCCGTGCTATCAGTGATGCTGCATGGTCGGAATTGGTAAGACAACTGGATTACAAAGCCAAGTGGTATGGTCGAAACTTGGTAAAGATTGACCGTTGGTTTCCTAGCTCTAAACGCTGCGGAAACTGTGGGCATATTGTTGATAAACTGCCGTTGAATGTTAGAGAGTGGGATTGTCCCAACTGCGGAACACACCACGACAGGGATATCAACGCCAGCCGGAATATTTTGGCGGTGGGACACACCGTTACAGTCTGTGGAGCGAACATAAGACCTAATAGCCATAGTGTTAAAGGGCAGTTGCAAAAAACCCGCAAGGGAAGGAAACAGAAACCTAAGTCGTGA
- a CDS encoding type II toxin-antitoxin system VapC family toxin, with translation METFITQQISINNLTILDIKISHIITVSQLPLHHRDPFDRMLIAQAMVENIPVLSADTVFDAYPITRLW, from the coding sequence TTGGAGACATTTATTACACAACAAATAAGTATCAACAACCTAACTATACTAGATATCAAAATTAGTCATATTATTACTGTTTCCCAACTGCCTTTACATCATCGTGACCCTTTTGACAGAATGTTAATTGCACAAGCAATGGTAGAAAATATACCTGTATTAAGTGCTGATACAGTTTTTGATGCTTATCCTATAACGCGTTTGTGGTAG
- a CDS encoding ribulose bisphosphate carboxylase small subunit, with protein sequence MSYYIAPRFLDKLAVHITKNFLNIPGVRVPLILGIHGRKGEGKTFQCELAFEKMGIEVTLISGGELESPDAGDPARLIRLRYRETAELIKVRGKMCVLMINDLDAGAGRFDEGTQYTVNTQLVNATLMNIADNPTDVQLPGSYDSNPIRRVPIIVTGNDFSTLYAPLIRDGRMEKFYWEPNRDDKVGIVGGIFAEDGLSQREIEQLVDTFPKQSIDFFSALRSRIYDIQIRDFIHKVGFERISLRVVNSLEAPPEFKKPDFSLAHLIESGNLVLGEQQRVDNSQLVDEYNRLNRGRGYQTAPPPEAPVIQPVNNSSHKQKTSNTHLSLETQEQIRQILSQGHKITFEHVDARRFRTGSWQSCGTLHIDAESDAISTLEACLVDYDGEYVRMVGIDPKGKRRVVETIIQRPNGKN encoded by the coding sequence ATGAGTTATTATATCGCTCCGCGTTTTCTGGATAAACTTGCTGTTCACATCACTAAAAACTTTTTGAATATTCCTGGTGTGCGAGTTCCCTTAATTTTAGGGATTCATGGACGTAAAGGAGAAGGGAAAACCTTTCAATGTGAGTTAGCTTTTGAAAAGATGGGTATTGAAGTCACACTCATCTCTGGCGGTGAATTGGAAAGTCCCGATGCGGGAGACCCAGCACGGTTGATTCGGCTGCGTTATCGGGAAACGGCAGAACTGATCAAAGTGCGCGGTAAAATGTGCGTGCTGATGATTAACGATTTAGATGCAGGTGCAGGACGCTTTGATGAAGGTACGCAATATACTGTAAATACTCAGTTGGTAAATGCCACGCTGATGAATATTGCTGATAATCCTACAGATGTGCAGTTACCGGGTAGTTATGATTCCAACCCGATACGGCGTGTCCCCATTATCGTCACAGGTAATGATTTTTCTACTCTCTACGCGCCATTGATTCGGGATGGACGGATGGAGAAATTCTATTGGGAACCCAACCGTGATGATAAGGTGGGAATTGTTGGGGGGATTTTTGCGGAAGATGGACTGTCACAACGGGAAATTGAGCAATTAGTTGATACTTTCCCCAAGCAATCGATTGACTTTTTTAGCGCTTTACGTTCTCGAATTTACGATATCCAAATCCGCGACTTCATCCATAAAGTCGGGTTTGAACGGATATCTTTGCGCGTAGTGAACAGCCTAGAAGCGCCGCCAGAATTTAAAAAGCCAGATTTCAGCCTGGCTCATTTAATCGAGTCTGGTAACTTGGTGTTGGGTGAACAACAACGGGTAGATAATTCTCAGTTAGTGGATGAGTATAATCGATTAAATCGCGGGAGAGGTTATCAAACAGCGCCACCCCCCGAAGCACCAGTGATTCAGCCAGTCAATAATAGTTCTCACAAGCAAAAGACATCTAATACTCATTTGAGTTTAGAAACCCAAGAACAAATCCGGCAAATCTTGTCTCAAGGTCACAAAATTACCTTTGAACACGTAGATGCACGCCGTTTCCGCACGGGTTCTTGGCAGAGTTGCGGTACTCTGCATATTGATGCAGAGTCAGATGCTATTTCAACTTTAGAGGCTTGCTTAGTTGATTATGACGGTGAGTATGTGCGGATGGTAGGGATAGACCCGAAAGGCAAGCGGCGGGTTGTAGAGACAATTATTCAACGACCAAATGGCAAAAATTAA
- a CDS encoding DM13 domain-containing protein has translation MKYKYLIIIGLISILSVGCTNQTVTETPTATTVATTDVKPGNFQAGEHPTQGQVSVVKEAGKNYLEFDRNFKTDQGPDLYVILYRFEKPPISGIKEKDYVSIAQLQKITGNQRYALPNNVNLQEFKSVAIWCRKFNATFGYAIL, from the coding sequence ATGAAATATAAATATTTAATCATTATTGGGTTAATTAGTATTTTAAGCGTTGGTTGTACAAATCAGACTGTTACTGAAACACCAACAGCAACAACTGTAGCTACTACTGACGTAAAGCCAGGTAATTTCCAAGCTGGAGAACATCCAACTCAAGGACAAGTTTCCGTAGTGAAAGAAGCAGGGAAAAACTACCTGGAGTTTGATCGAAATTTCAAAACTGATCAAGGCCCAGACTTGTATGTAATTCTGTATCGTTTTGAAAAACCGCCAATATCGGGAATTAAAGAAAAAGATTATGTGAGTATTGCCCAGTTGCAAAAAATAACTGGCAATCAACGTTATGCTTTACCAAATAATGTTAATTTGCAAGAATTTAAATCTGTAGCTATATGGTGTCGGAAATTTAATGCTACTTTCGGCTATGCCATTTTATAA
- a CDS encoding DUF4079 domain-containing protein: MGIADFLGLIHPAIAVIFVFPLIGIVSNFAWQTRQRRLQTLAGGKSKIPPVVGTEHRRIGEWLSSAVVGISLVGLGYAIAKSIIKNQLWNKNLTQVIFILLMFVLTIASLVFLYQAKQKLWRGVFATLTGVGLVVIGCQDGVFRRTNEWYWSHYYIGIAASLLMIFSVAIVQDIYQDKTHRWRIIHTILNTIALLLFIGQGFTGTRDLLEIPLSWQEPYVYQCNFVQKTCQNSASQEQK; the protein is encoded by the coding sequence ATGGGAATAGCCGATTTTTTAGGTCTGATACATCCAGCGATCGCCGTCATTTTCGTGTTTCCTTTAATTGGCATTGTGAGTAACTTTGCCTGGCAAACGCGCCAACGCCGTTTGCAGACATTAGCGGGAGGTAAAAGCAAGATTCCTCCTGTAGTCGGGACAGAACATAGGCGCATAGGCGAGTGGTTAAGTAGTGCAGTTGTAGGTATATCTTTAGTTGGCTTAGGGTATGCGATCGCCAAAAGTATTATTAAAAATCAACTATGGAATAAAAATTTAACCCAAGTTATTTTTATTCTTCTCATGTTTGTTTTAACTATAGCTTCCTTAGTCTTTCTCTATCAGGCAAAACAAAAGCTCTGGCGTGGTGTATTTGCTACTTTAACTGGTGTTGGTTTAGTTGTTATTGGTTGTCAAGATGGAGTATTTCGGCGGACAAATGAATGGTATTGGTCGCATTACTATATAGGCATAGCTGCATCACTGCTAATGATTTTTTCTGTAGCTATTGTGCAGGATATTTATCAAGATAAAACCCATCGCTGGCGAATTATCCACACTATCTTAAATACCATTGCCCTATTACTATTTATTGGACAAGGTTTTACTGGTACACGAGATTTATTAGAAATTCCTTTAAGTTGGCAAGAACCATACGTTTACCAATGTAATTTTGTTCAAAAAACTTGCCAAAATTCTGCATCCCAAGAACAAAAGTAA